The following are encoded together in the Clostridium sp. BJN0013 genome:
- the sfsA gene encoding DNA/RNA nuclease SfsA: protein MIFHKNIVKAEFIRRPNRFQAYVKLNDSEIMVHVPNTGRCREILVPRATILLREENGINRKTKYDLIAGYKGNKLINIDSQIPNKVVEEALNSGNISYFKKYKEVEREKTFGNSRFDFKLSGNGSEKCYIEVKGVTLEKKGVAMFPDAPTERGRKHLLELVEVKKSGMDAAVLFLIQMKEVRYFRPYDEMDKKFGEALRYAKDNYVQIVAYDCDVGENFIILKDEIKVQL, encoded by the coding sequence TTGATATTTCATAAAAATATAGTAAAGGCTGAATTTATTAGAAGACCTAATAGATTTCAAGCTTATGTTAAGTTGAATGACTCAGAGATAATGGTTCATGTTCCTAATACGGGAAGATGTAGAGAGATACTTGTCCCAAGAGCAACAATACTGTTAAGAGAAGAAAATGGCATAAATAGAAAAACAAAATATGATTTAATAGCAGGATATAAAGGAAATAAATTAATAAATATAGATTCACAGATTCCAAATAAAGTTGTAGAAGAAGCTCTAAATAGTGGAAACATAAGTTATTTCAAGAAATATAAAGAAGTAGAAAGAGAAAAGACTTTTGGAAACAGCAGATTCGATTTTAAACTTTCGGGAAATGGAAGTGAAAAATGTTATATTGAAGTAAAGGGAGTTACTTTAGAGAAAAAAGGAGTGGCCATGTTTCCAGATGCACCTACAGAGAGAGGTAGAAAACATTTATTAGAATTGGTAGAAGTAAAAAAATCTGGGATGGATGCAGCAGTATTATTTTTAATTCAAATGAAAGAAGTTAGATATTTTAGACCTTATGATGAAATGGATAAAAAGTTTGGGGAAGCTTTAAGATATGCAAAGGACAATTATGTTCAAATAGTTGCTTATGATTGTGATGTAGGTGAAAATTTTATAATTTTAAAAGATGAAATAAAGGTACAATTATAA
- a CDS encoding NAD(+) diphosphatase — translation MKFVYCPICGRKLEEKYSWDEGGVPYCPEDKIMYFDTPRPCVMVAVVKGNYILLLKQSYIFKNCKVLLSGYVTNGENVEQTVHREVFEEAGLKIKDLKYLGSEYVFNNKKELLMLTFMANYGSGYIKKSAEVEDANWIHIKDALNEMQDDEVGKRIVKKVLKEIEYTEELIK, via the coding sequence ATGAAATTTGTATACTGTCCGATATGTGGAAGAAAATTAGAAGAAAAATACAGCTGGGACGAAGGAGGAGTTCCGTACTGTCCTGAAGACAAGATAATGTATTTTGATACTCCTAGACCCTGTGTAATGGTGGCGGTGGTAAAGGGAAATTATATATTATTGTTAAAGCAAAGTTATATATTTAAAAATTGTAAGGTTTTATTATCAGGATATGTTACAAATGGTGAAAATGTAGAACAAACTGTTCATAGAGAAGTATTTGAGGAAGCTGGACTTAAAATAAAGGATTTAAAATATTTAGGGAGTGAATATGTATTTAACAATAAAAAAGAGTTGTTAATGCTTACATTTATGGCCAATTATGGAAGCGGATATATAAAAAAATCTGCTGAGGTGGAAGATGCTAACTGGATTCATATAAAAGATGCTTTAAATGAAATGCAAGATGATGAAGTTGGTAAAAGAATAGTAAAAAAAGTTTTAAAAGAAATAGAGTATACTGAAGAATTAATAAAGTAA
- a CDS encoding hydrolase, producing the protein MAKYIPEIKGIPIRHMVKVPEVIRETSGIRIFGKRLKSFLFTTDVAVIKNSNADAVIAVYPFTPQPLITQAILLSADIPVFCGVGGGAVAGRRVVNLALDAEFKGAMGVVLNSPTPNEVIRQVRDTIDIPIIVTIVSEYENVKERVESGVTIINVSGAKETPKIVKKVRDEYPSFPIIATGGPTEESIKNTILAGANAIAFTPPTSAEILSKIMVKNREIYAKKNQE; encoded by the coding sequence ATGGCTAAATATATACCTGAAATAAAAGGTATCCCTATAAGGCATATGGTTAAGGTACCTGAGGTTATTAGAGAAACAAGTGGTATAAGAATATTTGGTAAAAGGTTAAAATCTTTTTTGTTTACTACAGATGTAGCAGTTATAAAAAATAGTAATGCAGATGCAGTTATTGCAGTATATCCATTTACACCTCAGCCTCTCATAACTCAAGCAATTCTTTTATCTGCAGATATACCTGTATTTTGTGGAGTTGGCGGGGGAGCTGTAGCAGGAAGAAGAGTTGTAAACTTAGCTTTAGATGCAGAATTTAAAGGGGCTATGGGAGTTGTTTTAAATAGTCCTACTCCAAATGAAGTTATAAGACAGGTAAGAGATACTATAGATATACCTATAATAGTAACAATAGTGTCAGAGTATGAAAATGTAAAAGAAAGAGTGGAATCGGGAGTTACTATAATAAATGTATCAGGTGCTAAAGAAACTCCTAAAATAGTAAAAAAGGTTAGAGATGAATATCCTAGTTTTCCTATAATAGCTACAGGAGGTCCAACAGAAGAAAGTATAAAAAATACTATCCTGGCAGGTGCCAATGCAATAGCATTTACTCCACCTACATCAGCTGAAATTTTAAGCAAGATTATGGTTAAAAATAGAGAAATATATGCGAAAAAAAATCAGGAGTAA
- a CDS encoding EFR1 family ferrodoxin (N-terminal region resembles flavodoxins. C-terminal ferrodoxin region binds two 4Fe-4S clusters.) produces MKGILYYFSGTGNTKWVADRFKKNFKFYNVDIDLIDIQHIEDKGLKKCDFVIIGSPVHVGFPPKIVRDFLNRLDSLKKNKKVIIYCTQAAESSSACCFIAKCLKKKGYIISAQISVKMPNNYYFFIGKKPTKNEIENLLIKADKKVKNVIENFIKNKNTNENTFFIRLQLNKIAYDIFKSMVPKLSKNIYSTKECNKCGLCLRNCPQGNITFEGGYAIFHSKCILCLRCIHICPINAIRYKNKKIDQTQKNIMKVLNLNK; encoded by the coding sequence ATGAAAGGTATTTTATATTATTTTAGTGGTACTGGAAATACTAAATGGGTGGCAGATAGATTTAAAAAAAATTTTAAGTTTTATAATGTAGACATAGATTTAATAGATATACAACATATAGAAGATAAAGGATTAAAAAAATGTGATTTTGTAATTATAGGTTCACCAGTTCATGTGGGATTTCCACCCAAAATTGTAAGAGATTTTTTGAATAGACTTGATTCCTTAAAGAAAAACAAAAAAGTTATAATATATTGTACACAAGCAGCTGAATCGTCTTCTGCATGTTGTTTTATAGCAAAATGTTTAAAGAAAAAAGGATATATTATTTCCGCACAGATTAGCGTAAAAATGCCAAATAACTATTATTTTTTTATAGGTAAAAAACCTACGAAAAATGAAATTGAAAATTTATTGATTAAAGCTGATAAAAAAGTTAAAAATGTAATAGAAAATTTTATAAAAAATAAAAATACTAATGAAAACACTTTTTTTATTAGGCTTCAATTAAACAAAATAGCTTATGATATATTTAAAAGTATGGTTCCTAAATTATCTAAGAATATATATTCTACAAAAGAATGTAATAAGTGCGGATTATGCCTGAGAAATTGTCCGCAGGGAAATATAACATTTGAAGGAGGATATGCAATTTTTCATAGTAAATGTATTTTATGTCTTAGATGTATACATATATGCCCCATAAATGCCATAAGATATAAAAATAAAAAAATAGATCAAACCCAAAAAAATATAATGAAAGTATTAAATTTAAATAAATAA
- a CDS encoding alanine--glyoxylate aminotransferase family protein — MHKKLFIPGPVEVKEDVLEKMSQPMIGHRSKEASALQKRISDKLRILFNTKEEILLSTSSGSGLMEGAVRTCTAKRAAVFSIGAFGKRWYEMAKNNNVPADLYEVEWGKALDIEKIHEVLDSNKYDVICITHNETSTGVMNPVEEISEVVKKYPEVVWCLDTVSSMGGTKIEVDKLGVDVCLTSSQKALGLPPGISACSFSKKAVERAKKVEFRGYYLDLLLLYDYIQKKNYQYPSTPSISHMFAMDYQLDKILEEGLENRYKRHLEMAEYVRDWAREYFELFADERYLSNTLTNIKNVRNISVADLNRELGERGFQISNGYGKLKEKTFRIAHMADCNISDIKELLENINYILKL, encoded by the coding sequence ATGCATAAAAAATTATTTATTCCAGGGCCTGTAGAAGTAAAAGAAGATGTGTTGGAAAAAATGTCCCAGCCTATGATAGGGCATAGAAGCAAAGAAGCTTCTGCATTGCAAAAGAGAATTAGTGATAAATTAAGAATTTTATTTAATACGAAAGAAGAGATATTATTATCCACCAGTTCAGGAAGTGGACTTATGGAAGGGGCCGTAAGAACCTGTACAGCAAAAAGAGCAGCAGTTTTTTCAATAGGTGCATTTGGAAAAAGATGGTATGAAATGGCTAAAAATAATAATGTGCCAGCTGATTTGTATGAAGTGGAATGGGGAAAAGCTTTAGATATAGAAAAAATTCATGAAGTATTAGATTCTAATAAATATGATGTAATTTGTATAACTCATAATGAAACTTCAACTGGAGTAATGAATCCTGTAGAGGAAATATCTGAAGTTGTAAAGAAATATCCAGAGGTTGTATGGTGTTTAGATACAGTTAGTTCTATGGGAGGTACTAAAATAGAAGTGGATAAACTTGGTGTGGATGTATGTTTAACATCCAGTCAGAAAGCTTTAGGGCTTCCTCCAGGAATATCAGCTTGTTCCTTTTCAAAAAAAGCGGTAGAGAGAGCAAAAAAAGTAGAATTCAGAGGGTATTATTTGGATTTACTTTTACTCTATGATTATATACAGAAAAAAAATTACCAGTATCCCTCAACTCCTTCTATTTCACATATGTTTGCTATGGATTACCAGCTGGATAAAATACTAGAAGAAGGATTGGAAAATAGATATAAAAGACATTTAGAGATGGCTGAGTATGTTAGAGACTGGGCTAGAGAATATTTTGAATTATTTGCTGATGAAAGGTATCTTTCGAATACTCTTACTAATATAAAAAATGTTAGAAACATAAGTGTAGCTGACTTAAATAGAGAATTAGGTGAAAGAGGATTTCAGATTTCTAATGGTTATGGAAAGTTAAAAGAAAAAACATTTAGAATAGCTCATATGGCTGATTGCAATATTTCAGATATAAAGGAACTTTTAGAAAATATTAATTATATATTAAAATTGTAG
- a CDS encoding D-2-hydroxyacid dehydrogenase → MIKILVSDGMDKEALNKLVEDGYEVLDKHFDEEELKDKIKDFDIIVVRSATKIRRPLIDAAKDGNLKLIIRGGVGVDNIDVDYALQNGIAVKNTPNASAASVAELTLAHMFAISRYVNISNVTMRNSEWHKSQYKGVELYGKTLGIIGFGRIAKEVAKRASALGMKIIYTDKLGMAKGYNNYEFCEFKDLLKRADYITLHIPFNKNQKALIGEEEFNIMKDGVYIINCARGGIIDERALINALNCGKVAGAGIDVFENEPNPCEELLNNDRVSATPHIGASTCEAQKRIGMEIVNIVEQYYLDKNLINVC, encoded by the coding sequence ATGATAAAAATATTAGTTAGTGATGGAATGGATAAAGAGGCTTTAAATAAACTTGTAGAGGATGGTTATGAAGTTCTAGATAAACACTTTGATGAAGAGGAATTAAAAGATAAGATAAAAGATTTTGATATAATAGTGGTAAGATCTGCTACTAAAATAAGAAGACCACTTATAGATGCAGCTAAAGACGGAAATTTAAAACTTATAATAAGAGGAGGAGTAGGAGTGGATAACATTGATGTAGATTATGCACTTCAAAATGGAATAGCAGTTAAGAATACTCCAAATGCTAGTGCTGCTTCAGTTGCAGAGTTGACACTCGCTCATATGTTTGCCATATCAAGATATGTAAATATTTCTAATGTAACTATGAGAAATAGTGAATGGCATAAAAGTCAATATAAAGGAGTAGAATTATATGGTAAAACTTTAGGAATTATAGGTTTTGGAAGAATTGCAAAAGAAGTTGCAAAAAGGGCAAGCGCATTAGGTATGAAAATAATATATACTGATAAACTTGGAATGGCAAAGGGGTATAATAATTATGAGTTTTGTGAGTTTAAAGATTTGTTAAAAAGAGCAGATTATATAACGCTCCACATTCCATTTAATAAAAATCAAAAAGCTTTAATAGGAGAAGAAGAATTTAATATTATGAAGGATGGAGTATATATAATAAATTGTGCAAGAGGCGGAATAATAGATGAGAGGGCTTTAATAAATGCATTGAATTGTGGTAAAGTTGCAGGTGCTGGAATAGATGTATTTGAAAATGAACCTAACCCTTGTGAGGAGCTTCTGAATAATGATAGAGTATCGGCAACACCTCATATAGGAGCATCAACTTGTGAAGCTCAAAAGAGAATAGGCATGGAAATAGTAAATATAGTTGAACAATATTATCTTGATAAGAATTTAATTAATGTATGTTAA
- a CDS encoding DUF1015 domain-containing protein, whose translation MITLKAFKALRPREDIVQKVAELPYDVMNSKEAKEIAKDNKYSFLHVDKAEIDLDENINLYDREVYIKANENLQNMIDNKILIQDKKENLYIYRLIMNGKSQVGIVACTSIDDYINNKIKKHEYTRKDKEQDRINHVDFCNANTGPIFLTYKYNDKIDELVNTWIQKDPIYDFTAEDGVKNTVWVIDDNKTINDICSLFKDVDSLYIADGHHRAASAVKVGLKRREENPNYSGNEEFNFFLSVIFPHSHLNIIDYNRIVKDLNGLSNEEYMNKVLENFNINICEEQGPYKPSSKHNYGMYLNGRWYRLTAKEGIYDPLDPVGRLDVSILQNNLLAPILGIKDPRTDNRIDFVGGIRGLKELESRIDEKNTGVAFSMYPTTLEDLMNIADAGKVMPPKSTWFEPKLRSGLFIHKLK comes from the coding sequence ATGATAACTTTAAAGGCATTTAAAGCACTAAGACCTAGAGAAGATATAGTTCAAAAGGTTGCTGAACTTCCCTATGATGTTATGAATAGCAAAGAGGCAAAAGAAATTGCAAAAGATAATAAATATTCTTTTCTACATGTAGATAAAGCAGAAATTGATTTAGATGAAAATATAAATTTATATGATAGGGAAGTTTATATAAAAGCTAATGAAAATTTACAAAATATGATAGATAACAAGATATTAATACAAGATAAAAAAGAAAATCTATATATTTATAGATTAATTATGAATGGAAAAAGTCAGGTTGGTATAGTAGCATGTACATCTATAGATGACTACATTAATAATAAAATAAAAAAACATGAGTATACGAGAAAAGATAAGGAACAAGATAGAATAAATCATGTAGATTTTTGTAATGCAAATACTGGGCCTATATTTTTAACTTACAAATATAATGATAAAATTGATGAACTGGTAAACACTTGGATACAAAAAGATCCCATTTATGATTTTACAGCAGAGGATGGAGTTAAAAATACTGTATGGGTTATAGATGATAATAAAACAATAAATGATATTTGTAGTTTATTTAAAGATGTAGATAGTTTGTATATAGCAGATGGACATCATAGGGCAGCTTCAGCAGTGAAAGTCGGACTTAAAAGAAGAGAAGAAAATCCAAATTATTCAGGAAATGAGGAGTTTAATTTTTTCCTATCGGTAATTTTTCCACACTCACACTTAAATATTATAGATTACAATAGAATCGTTAAAGATTTAAATGGTCTTTCTAATGAAGAATATATGAATAAAGTTTTAGAGAATTTTAATATAAATATATGTGAGGAACAAGGACCCTATAAACCTTCTTCTAAACATAATTATGGAATGTATTTAAATGGCAGGTGGTATAGACTTACTGCTAAAGAAGGAATTTATGATCCTCTTGATCCTGTTGGAAGATTAGATGTATCTATTCTTCAAAATAATTTATTAGCTCCAATTTTAGGCATAAAGGATCCACGTACAGATAATAGAATTGATTTTGTAGGTGGAATAAGAGGACTCAAGGAGTTAGAAAGTAGAATAGACGAGAAAAACACAGGTGTTGCATTTTCCATGTATCCTACTACATTAGAAGATTTAATGAATATTGCAGATGCTGGGAAAGTAATGCCTCCTAAATCTACTTGGTTTGAACCAAAACTTAGAAGTGGTCTGTTCATTCACAAGTTAAAATAG
- a CDS encoding M42 family peptidase codes for MKDLDFFRTICEAHAPSGREDWLYSIIEDNFKEFGETTITKLNNMYIHKRGTTSSKLMIMSHADEVFLMVKEISKDGFIKFEGFGIDAKSLVSQEVIIHGRENISGIVALKYNYNDKEKNKVSMENLYIETGLSRERLKDIVGLGDYITLDRKMVRLLNNNVSCKSIDNRASIFAMYICAEELKNVNSDLGVYFVCSCQEEVGHRGAKMVSYDIKPDIGIALDVTFDSGMLGDSNRENKLGKGPVICIGPNIHTKIRNRLIQTADKYNIPYQVEVEPGNTGTDAWDIQTSVGGIATILISIPIRYMHTSVEVVNLEDIRNTGRLLARFIQELKESELEGLFCF; via the coding sequence ATGAAGGATTTAGACTTTTTTAGAACAATATGTGAAGCTCATGCGCCAAGTGGAAGAGAAGATTGGCTGTATTCTATTATAGAGGATAATTTTAAGGAATTTGGAGAGACAACTATAACTAAATTAAATAACATGTATATACATAAGAGAGGTACAACTTCTAGTAAATTAATGATAATGTCTCATGCAGATGAAGTCTTTTTGATGGTAAAAGAAATTTCTAAGGATGGATTTATAAAATTTGAAGGATTTGGAATAGATGCAAAAAGTCTTGTTTCTCAAGAAGTTATCATTCATGGAAGAGAAAATATATCTGGAATTGTAGCATTAAAATATAATTATAATGATAAAGAGAAAAACAAAGTTTCCATGGAAAATTTATATATAGAAACTGGACTTAGTAGAGAAAGATTAAAAGACATAGTTGGATTAGGAGATTATATTACATTGGATAGAAAGATGGTACGGCTTTTGAATAATAATGTAAGTTGTAAATCAATAGATAATAGAGCTAGCATTTTTGCTATGTATATTTGTGCAGAAGAACTTAAAAATGTAAATTCAGATCTGGGTGTCTATTTTGTATGTTCATGTCAGGAAGAAGTAGGGCATAGGGGAGCCAAAATGGTAAGTTATGATATTAAACCCGATATAGGTATAGCGCTTGATGTAACCTTCGACAGTGGAATGTTAGGAGATAGCAATAGAGAAAACAAGCTAGGGAAAGGGCCAGTTATATGCATAGGACCTAATATACATACTAAAATTAGAAATAGATTAATACAAACAGCAGATAAGTACAATATCCCTTATCAGGTTGAAGTAGAACCAGGAAATACAGGAACAGATGCTTGGGATATTCAAACTTCCGTAGGTGGAATAGCTACAATTCTTATATCCATTCCTATAAGATATATGCATACTTCTGTAGAAGTAGTTAATTTAGAAGATATAAGAAATACAGGAAGACTGTTAGCAAGATTTATTCAGGAATTAAAAGAGAGTGAATTGGAGGGACTATTTTGTTTTTAG
- a CDS encoding M42 family metallopeptidase, whose protein sequence is MFLEKLCNSIGPSGYEDQIRNVIKDELSTFNDNILVDRMGNIIVNKDKQDNSSPKIMVISHMDEAGLIITAYNKDGTLKFSTLGDIDKNSLPCKTVLIGNKKIPGVIGIKPIHVQSKKERNEDISYESMCIDIGAFSEDECRKVVSLGDFVIFNSEFSSFGDNLLKGKALDNRIGCSVLLELLKEDLNCNLYGVFNVQGNIDQRGIYAAAYNVDPDLVIILDTINSIDYMEIPSYFRTSKLREGPVIPFKGGQCIFDRDIVESIRNKADDIGIPYQKIGNTQGEGELKAAYLTTSNCKTASILLPCRYMNSNISVCSLADYDNTLILLKSYLEDYSIK, encoded by the coding sequence TTGTTTTTAGAAAAACTTTGTAATTCTATAGGGCCTTCAGGATATGAAGATCAGATTAGAAATGTAATAAAAGATGAACTAAGTACTTTTAATGACAATATACTTGTAGATAGAATGGGAAATATTATAGTTAATAAGGATAAACAAGATAATTCTTCACCTAAAATAATGGTGATTTCTCATATGGATGAAGCAGGGCTTATAATAACTGCATATAATAAAGATGGAACATTAAAATTTTCAACATTAGGAGATATAGATAAAAATTCACTTCCCTGTAAAACTGTTTTAATTGGAAATAAAAAAATACCTGGAGTTATTGGAATAAAGCCAATACATGTTCAGAGTAAGAAGGAAAGAAATGAAGACATATCCTATGAAAGTATGTGTATAGATATAGGTGCTTTTTCTGAAGATGAATGCAGGAAGGTTGTATCATTAGGTGATTTTGTAATATTTAATAGTGAATTTTCTAGTTTTGGAGATAATCTTTTAAAAGGAAAAGCTCTAGATAATAGAATAGGATGTTCTGTACTTTTAGAGTTATTAAAAGAAGATTTAAATTGTAATTTGTATGGTGTATTTAATGTTCAAGGAAATATAGATCAAAGAGGTATTTATGCAGCTGCTTACAATGTTGATCCAGATTTAGTTATAATTTTAGATACCATAAATAGTATAGATTATATGGAAATTCCTAGTTATTTCAGAACAAGTAAATTAAGAGAAGGTCCTGTGATACCTTTTAAAGGGGGACAATGTATATTTGATAGAGACATTGTAGAATCTATAAGGAATAAGGCAGATGATATAGGTATACCATATCAAAAAATTGGGAATACCCAGGGAGAAGGAGAACTTAAAGCAGCTTATCTCACTACTAGTAATTGTAAAACAGCATCAATATTATTACCATGCAGATATATGAATTCTAATATTTCTGTATGTAGTTTAGCCGATTATGATAACACTTTAATCTTGTTAAAAAGTTATTTAGAGGACTATAGTATCAAGTAA
- a CDS encoding M42 family metallopeptidase, which produces MDKLLLKLINSFGISGKEDEIRQVIKENLKESDHDIHEDNIGNILVKVGTGKSKVMICSNMDSVGFIVNDIEENGMIKVDNIGEFNVQDISHSFIRFHNGTLGKVCTCSKGVFVDIGTIDREDTLKKIKEGDMASLVGPYLKVGNNNIISPLLHNKVGCYILLKLLEEIKITDMELNFVFASQGEIGGIGARIAANTINPDYCIVVGTENTKNKEETRINIGKGPVLKIMDSSLIMHKDIKDLLENAAERADITLQYSISKGKSQGGLIHKERIGIRTGEIAVPCRYKYSTSEMVSIDDIENTIKVLKQLENFKELI; this is translated from the coding sequence ATGGATAAGCTTTTGTTAAAATTAATTAATTCTTTTGGGATTAGTGGCAAAGAAGATGAAATTAGACAAGTGATAAAAGAGAATTTAAAGGAATCTGATCATGATATACATGAAGATAATATAGGTAATATATTAGTGAAAGTGGGAACTGGTAAAAGTAAAGTTATGATATGTTCTAATATGGATTCAGTGGGATTTATAGTTAATGATATAGAAGAAAATGGAATGATAAAAGTAGATAATATAGGGGAGTTCAATGTTCAGGATATATCACATAGTTTTATAAGATTTCATAACGGCACATTAGGTAAAGTATGTACATGCTCAAAGGGTGTCTTTGTAGATATAGGTACAATTGATAGGGAAGATACATTAAAAAAAATAAAAGAGGGAGATATGGCATCTCTTGTAGGTCCTTATTTGAAAGTAGGAAATAATAATATAATAAGTCCTCTACTTCATAATAAGGTAGGATGTTATATACTATTGAAACTTTTAGAAGAAATTAAAATAACAGATATGGAATTAAATTTTGTATTTGCTTCCCAAGGAGAAATTGGAGGAATAGGTGCAAGAATAGCTGCGAATACTATAAATCCTGATTATTGTATAGTAGTAGGTACTGAAAATACAAAAAACAAAGAGGAGACAAGAATAAATATAGGTAAGGGTCCGGTATTGAAAATTATGGATAGTTCTTTGATAATGCATAAAGATATAAAGGATTTATTAGAAAATGCCGCTGAAAGAGCTGATATAACACTTCAATATAGTATAAGCAAAGGTAAATCTCAAGGGGGATTGATACATAAAGAGAGAATAGGTATAAGGACTGGTGAGATTGCAGTACCATGTAGATATAAATATTCTACTTCTGAGATGGTATCTATTGATGATATAGAAAATACTATAAAGGTATTAAAGCAGTTAGAAAATTTTAAGGAACTTATATAG
- a CDS encoding VanZ family protein — translation MKKIKWSLVIIWMVVIFIFSNETATISNEKSGFFIYLIQVLGLDLNASFGKLSNFVIRKVSHFLEYFILAILLFNIIKGKFKIKKVFIISIIIVFLYACSDEIHQIFIPGRTARIKDIFIDTAGGSVGLLVGYFINKKNSYRKEN, via the coding sequence ATGAAGAAAATCAAATGGAGTCTAGTCATAATATGGATGGTAGTAATATTTATTTTTTCTAATGAAACAGCTACTATATCAAATGAAAAAAGTGGATTTTTCATATACCTAATTCAAGTTTTAGGTTTGGACTTAAATGCATCATTTGGAAAATTATCTAATTTTGTAATTAGAAAAGTCTCTCATTTTCTTGAGTATTTTATACTGGCTATACTATTGTTTAATATTATAAAAGGTAAATTTAAAATAAAAAAAGTATTTATAATTTCCATTATTATAGTATTTCTGTATGCTTGTTCAGATGAGATTCATCAAATATTTATACCTGGAAGAACAGCTAGAATAAAAGATATATTTATAGATACAGCAGGAGGCAGTGTAGGTCTATTAGTAGGTTATTTTATTAATAAAAAAAATTCTTATAGAAAGGAGAACTAA
- a CDS encoding uracil-DNA glycosylase: MKVEEKIKEKIREICENYKDAPTEGHIFGNGPIPCPILFIGEAPGKTEIIQGKPFVGMAGKNFEKYLNFIGLEREEVRITNTCFFRPIKIKISKDGKKTISNRTPKISEIKLFKEVLNEEIDLVNPKIIITLGNVPLKSFTEFNSIGKCHGTIYFNENLKKYIFPMYHPSALTYNRNENFQSMYEEDWKKLKGVLNNL; encoded by the coding sequence ATGAAAGTTGAAGAAAAAATCAAAGAGAAAATTAGAGAAATATGTGAAAATTATAAAGATGCGCCTACGGAAGGACATATTTTTGGCAATGGACCTATTCCTTGTCCCATATTATTCATAGGAGAGGCCCCAGGAAAAACAGAAATAATACAAGGAAAACCTTTTGTGGGTATGGCAGGAAAAAACTTTGAAAAATATTTAAATTTCATAGGATTAGAAAGAGAAGAAGTAAGAATTACAAATACTTGTTTTTTTAGACCAATTAAAATTAAAATATCAAAAGATGGTAAAAAGACCATAAGTAACAGAACTCCTAAAATATCAGAAATTAAATTATTTAAAGAAGTATTAAATGAAGAAATTGATCTTGTGAATCCTAAAATAATTATAACATTAGGAAATGTACCTCTAAAAAGTTTTACTGAATTCAACTCCATAGGGAAATGTCATGGCACCATCTATTTTAATGAGAATCTAAAAAAATACATATTTCCTATGTACCACCCTTCCGCCTTAACCTATAATAGAAATGAAAATTTTCAATCTATGTATGAAGAAGACTGGAAAAAATTAAAAGGAGTTCTAAATAATCTTTAG